A genomic segment from Actinoplanes sichuanensis encodes:
- a CDS encoding WD40 repeat domain-containing protein produces the protein MSALAALPRPDGSALIVSGGVNGAVQLWDADTGEPVGPALTGHDGPVYVIAALAGRLVTGGEDATVRVWDPATGEQVGPALLGHTGPVLTLAVVPRPGRPALIVSGGKDESVLVWEPAPEGADQRASS, from the coding sequence GATGGTTCCGCGCTGATCGTCAGCGGCGGCGTCAACGGGGCGGTGCAACTCTGGGATGCCGACACCGGCGAGCCGGTCGGCCCGGCTCTGACCGGTCATGACGGCCCGGTGTACGTGATCGCCGCGCTCGCCGGCCGGCTGGTGACCGGCGGCGAGGACGCGACGGTGCGGGTGTGGGACCCGGCGACCGGCGAGCAGGTCGGCCCGGCGCTGCTCGGTCATACCGGGCCGGTGCTCACACTGGCGGTGGTGCCCCGACCCGGCCGGCCCGCGCTGATCGTCAGCGGCGGCAAGGACGAGAGCGTGCTGGTCTGGGAGCCCGCCCCGGAAGGAGCCGATCAGCGCGCGTCGTCGTGA